One genomic window of Phoenix dactylifera cultivar Barhee BC4 chromosome 6, palm_55x_up_171113_PBpolish2nd_filt_p, whole genome shotgun sequence includes the following:
- the LOC103697967 gene encoding cytochrome P450 90B2-like isoform X2, with the protein MSIIKELLFLLPPALLALFLYINLIKWKRKKPNLPPGVSGWPFLGETFSYLKPHPATSVGQFMEQHISRYGKIYRSSLFGEPTIVSADAGLNRFILQNEGKFFECSYPRSIGGILGKWSMLVLVGEMHREMRMISLNFMSNVRLRSQLLPEVERHALLVLRSWKENSVVFSAQEEAKKYTFNLMAKNIMSMDPGEPETEKLRREYITFMKGVVSAPLNFPGTPYWKALKSRSTILGVIERKMDERFQKMNEGQERVEEDDLLGWALKQSNLSKEQILDLLLSLLFAGHETSSMALALAIFFLEDCPKAIQELQEEHLEIFSGKKLKGESGLNWEDYKQMEFTQCVINETLRLGNVVRFVHRKVLQDVRYKGYDIPCGWKILPVFAAVHLDSSLYDDPHQFNPWRWQISLGATTTNNFMPYGGGPRLCAGSELAKLEIAVFMHHLILNYRWELAEPDQAFACPFVDFSKGLPIRVQSIT; encoded by the exons ATGTCTATAATAAAAgagcttctcttcctcctccctccagCTCTTCTAGCCCTCTTCCTCTATATCAACCTCATCAAATGGAAGAGAAAGAAGCCCAACCTCCCCCCTGGAGTCTCTGGATGGCCTTTTCTCGGCGAGACCTTCTCCTATCTCAAGCCTCACCCTGCCACCTCGGTAGGCCAATTCATGGAACAGCACATATCAAG GTATGGGAAGATCTACAGGTCCAGTCTCTTTGGCGAGCCAACGATAGTATCGGCCGATGCAGGCTTGAACCGGTTCATACTCCAGAACGAGGGGAAGTTCTTTGAGTGCAGCTACCCAAGGAGCATCGGCGGGATACTTGGGAAGTGGTCGATGCTAGTTCTCGTCGGAGAGATGCATCGAGAGATGAGGATGATCTCACTCAACTTCATGAGCAACGTGAGGCTCCGTTCGCAACTCCTCCCCGAGGTGGAGAGGCATGCTTTGCTTGTTCTTAGGTCTTGGAAGGAGAATTCAGTAGTCTTCTCGGCCCAGGAGGAAGCAAAGAAG TATACTTTTAATTTGATGGCGAAGAATATAATGAGCATGGATCCAGGAGAGCCCGAGACCGAGAAGTTGAGGCGAGAGTACATAACCTTCATGAAGGGAGTGGTGTCTGCCCCACTGAACTTTCCTGGGACTCCATATTGGAAGGCTCTAAAG TCGCGATCGACGATCCTTGGGGTGATCGAACGGAAGATGGATGAAAGATTCCAAAAGATGAACGAGGGACAAGAAAGAGTTGAGGAAGATGATCTCCTTGGGTGGGCTCTAAAGCAATCCAATCTCTCTAAAGAGCAGATCCTTGATCTCTTGCTGAGCTTGCTCTTTGCTGGCCATGAAACATCATCGATGGCTTTAGCTTTAGCCATCTTTTTCCTCGAAGACTGCCCAAAAGCCATTCAAGAACTGCAG GAGGAGCACCTTGAGATTTTCTCCGGAAAGAAACTAAAAGGAGAGTCTGGACTAAACTGGGAAGACTACAAGCAAATGGAGTTCACCCAATGT GTTATAAATGAGACACTACGGCTGGGGAACGTGGTTAGGTTCGTTCACAGAAAGGTTCTTCAAGACGTCCGGTACAAAG GGTATGACATTCCATGTGGATGGAAGATTCTTCCTGTGTTTGCGGCAGTTCACTTGGACTCTTCTTTGTATGATGATCCTCATCAGTTCAATCCTTGGAGGTGGCAG ATCTCTCTTGGCGCAACAACAACAAACAACTTCATGCCATATGGTGGCGGCCCCCGTCTATGTGCAGGCTCCGAGCTCGCCAAGCTGGAGATAGCAGTCTTCATGCACCACCTTATACTAAACTATCGATGGGAATTGGCGGAGCCTGACCAAGCCTTTGCTTGCCCCTTTGTAGACTTCTCCAAGGGTCTACCAATAAGGGTCCAATCCATAACATGA
- the LOC103697967 gene encoding cytochrome P450 90B2-like isoform X1, with protein sequence MSIIKELLFLLPPALLALFLYINLIKWKRKKPNLPPGVSGWPFLGETFSYLKPHPATSVGQFMEQHISRYGKIYRSSLFGEPTIVSADAGLNRFILQNEGKFFECSYPRSIGGILGKWSMLVLVGEMHREMRMISLNFMSNVRLRSQLLPEVERHALLVLRSWKENSVVFSAQEEAKKYTFNLMAKNIMSMDPGEPETEKLRREYITFMKGVVSAPLNFPGTPYWKALKSRSTILGVIERKMDERFQKMNEGQERVEEDDLLGWALKQSNLSKEQILDLLLSLLFAGHETSSMALALAIFFLEDCPKAIQELQEEHLEIFSGKKLKGESGLNWEDYKQMEFTQCVINETLRLGNVVRFVHRKVLQDVRYKGYDIPCGWKILPVFAAVHLDSSLYDDPHQFNPWRWQKISLGATTTNNFMPYGGGPRLCAGSELAKLEIAVFMHHLILNYRWELAEPDQAFACPFVDFSKGLPIRVQSIT encoded by the exons ATGTCTATAATAAAAgagcttctcttcctcctccctccagCTCTTCTAGCCCTCTTCCTCTATATCAACCTCATCAAATGGAAGAGAAAGAAGCCCAACCTCCCCCCTGGAGTCTCTGGATGGCCTTTTCTCGGCGAGACCTTCTCCTATCTCAAGCCTCACCCTGCCACCTCGGTAGGCCAATTCATGGAACAGCACATATCAAG GTATGGGAAGATCTACAGGTCCAGTCTCTTTGGCGAGCCAACGATAGTATCGGCCGATGCAGGCTTGAACCGGTTCATACTCCAGAACGAGGGGAAGTTCTTTGAGTGCAGCTACCCAAGGAGCATCGGCGGGATACTTGGGAAGTGGTCGATGCTAGTTCTCGTCGGAGAGATGCATCGAGAGATGAGGATGATCTCACTCAACTTCATGAGCAACGTGAGGCTCCGTTCGCAACTCCTCCCCGAGGTGGAGAGGCATGCTTTGCTTGTTCTTAGGTCTTGGAAGGAGAATTCAGTAGTCTTCTCGGCCCAGGAGGAAGCAAAGAAG TATACTTTTAATTTGATGGCGAAGAATATAATGAGCATGGATCCAGGAGAGCCCGAGACCGAGAAGTTGAGGCGAGAGTACATAACCTTCATGAAGGGAGTGGTGTCTGCCCCACTGAACTTTCCTGGGACTCCATATTGGAAGGCTCTAAAG TCGCGATCGACGATCCTTGGGGTGATCGAACGGAAGATGGATGAAAGATTCCAAAAGATGAACGAGGGACAAGAAAGAGTTGAGGAAGATGATCTCCTTGGGTGGGCTCTAAAGCAATCCAATCTCTCTAAAGAGCAGATCCTTGATCTCTTGCTGAGCTTGCTCTTTGCTGGCCATGAAACATCATCGATGGCTTTAGCTTTAGCCATCTTTTTCCTCGAAGACTGCCCAAAAGCCATTCAAGAACTGCAG GAGGAGCACCTTGAGATTTTCTCCGGAAAGAAACTAAAAGGAGAGTCTGGACTAAACTGGGAAGACTACAAGCAAATGGAGTTCACCCAATGT GTTATAAATGAGACACTACGGCTGGGGAACGTGGTTAGGTTCGTTCACAGAAAGGTTCTTCAAGACGTCCGGTACAAAG GGTATGACATTCCATGTGGATGGAAGATTCTTCCTGTGTTTGCGGCAGTTCACTTGGACTCTTCTTTGTATGATGATCCTCATCAGTTCAATCCTTGGAGGTGGCAG AAGATCTCTCTTGGCGCAACAACAACAAACAACTTCATGCCATATGGTGGCGGCCCCCGTCTATGTGCAGGCTCCGAGCTCGCCAAGCTGGAGATAGCAGTCTTCATGCACCACCTTATACTAAACTATCGATGGGAATTGGCGGAGCCTGACCAAGCCTTTGCTTGCCCCTTTGTAGACTTCTCCAAGGGTCTACCAATAAGGGTCCAATCCATAACATGA